The segment CGCAACATCAAGAAGGCCGAGAAGAGCGGCGTCGAGGTGGTCCAGGGCGGCTACGAGGACCTCGCGGTCTTCCACAAGCTGTACGTGGTCACCGCCGAGCGCGACCGCTTCACGCCGCGGCCGCTGTCCTACTTCCAGCGGATGTGGACGGCCCTCACCGCCGAGGACCCGAACCGGATGCGGCTCTACATCGCCTACCACGACGGCGAGCCGCTGGCCGCGACCACGATGCTGGTCGTCGGCGAGCACGTCTGGTACTCGTACGGCGCCTCCGCCAACCACAAGCGCGAGGTCAAGCCGTCCAACGCGGTCCAGTGGCGGATGATCCGGGACTCCTACGCGCTCGGCGCGAGCGTCTACGACCTGCGCGGGATCAGCGACACCCTGGACGAGGACGACCACCTCTTCGGGCTGATCCAGTTCAAGGTCGGCACCGGAGGCCAGGCCGCCGAGTACCTGGGCGAGTGGGACTTCCCGCTCAACAAGCTGCTGCACAAGGCGCTCGACCTCTACATGTCGCGCCGTTGAGCCACACCCGAGGAAGAACCATGGGGCGCACGGGGAGCACGGGGAGAAGAACACCATGACCTTGACGATGTACGTGGACACCGGCCGCTGGCGGGCGCACCAGCGCGGGCTGCTGGCCGAGTTCGCCGGGCTGGTCCCGGTCGCCAAGGGCAACGGCTACGGCTTCGGCAACGGCCGGCTGGCCGCCGAGGCGACCCGGCTGGGCGTCCCGATGCTGGCGGTCGGCACCGCGGCGGAGGCCGAGGCGGTGGCCGGCGGCTTCGCCGGCGACCTGCTGGTGCTGACCCCGTACCGGGCCGGCGAGCCGGAGGCCGACCTGCCCGCGGACCGGGTGGTGCGCACCGTCGCGCACGCCGAGGCGCTGGCCGCGCTGCCCGCGGGCAGCCGGGTGGTGGTCGAGTGCATGACCTCGATGCGCCGGCACGGCGTCGCGCTCGGCGAGCTGCCCCGGCTGCCGGTGCGGCACCTGACCGTCGAGGGCTTCGCGCTGCACCTGCCGCTGGACCGGCCGGACGGCTCCGACCCGGTGGACGAGGTGGCCGCCCTGGTCCGGGCGATCGGCGAGGCCGGGCTGCCCACCGGCACCGTCTACCTCAGCCACCTGTCCGCCAAGGACGGGCGGCGGCTGGCCGAGCGCTTCCCCGACACGGAGTTCCGCTCCCGGATCGGCACCCGGCTGTGGCTCGGCGAGGTGGAGGCGCTGACCTCCCGGGCCAGCGTCCTGGACGTCACCCCGGTGGTCCGCGGCGAGCGCTACGGCTACCGGCAGCACAAGGCCCCCTCCGACGGCCACCTGCTGGTCGCCACCGGCGGCACCGCGCACGGCGTCGGCCTGGAGGCCCCCAAGTACGTGCACGGGGTGCTGCCGCGCGCCAAGGGCCTGGCCCGGGCCGGCCTGGCCACCGTGAACCGGACGCTCTCGCCGTACTCCTGGCAGGGCAAGCAGCTCTGGTTCGCCGAGCCGCCGCACATGCAGGTGTCGATCCTGTTCCTGCCCGGCGAGCTCAAGCCGCCCGCGATCGGCGACGAGCTGTCGCTGACCGTCCGGCACACCACCACCCACTTCGACCGGGTGGTCGAGCGCTAGGACCCGCGCACAGCACGGAGCCCGCCCGCCGACGGTTCGGCGGGCGGGCTCCGTGCTGTGCGGGCGGCTACTTCGCGGGCTCGGGGCCGGGATCCGCGTCGGCGGTCGGCTCCTTGTCCAGCCAGTCCGCCGTCGGCGCGTAGGCCGCGTACGTCTCCGCCTCGCGCAGGCCGCGCGCGGAGCCGAGCACGAACCTGTCCGGGGCACCGTCCAGCACGCCGCCGGACGGGTCGTCGCTGCCGTCCCAGCGGACCGGGTCGTACTCGGGGCGGAGGACGTCGCGGACCACCATGTAGCAGAGGTACAGGGTGCCGACCAGGTGCAGGGCGATCGCGAAGTGGTACCACTCCTGGTCGATGCCGTGGTGCTTGCCGTCGCCGTTGTAGGCCAGGTACGACCAGACACCGAGGAAGTACAGCACCTCGCAGGCCTGCCAGATCAGGAAGTCGCGCCAGCGCGGCCGGGCCAGCGCCGCCAGCGGGATCAGCCAGAGCACGTACTGCGGCGAGTAGACCTTGTTGGTCAGCACGAAGGCCGCCACCACCAGGAAGGCCAGCTGGGCGAAGCGCGGGCGGCGCGGGGCGCTGAGCGCCAGCCAGCCGATCGCCAGGCAGCTGAGGACCAGCAGGCCCGCGATCCAGGTGTTCAGGGTCTCCAGGTTCTTGTTCCGGACGGCCTGCATGAGGATCAGCCAGAACGAGCCGTAGTCCTCCTTGCGGGTCTGGCTGAAGCTGTAGAAGGTCAGCCAGCCCTTCCAGTTGGCCATCATGATCGGCAGGTTGACCACCAGCCAGGCGCCGACCGCGCCGCCGAAGACCTGGCCGAGCTCCTTCCACTTGCCGGAGCGCAGGCAGAGCACCAGCAGCGGACCGAGCAGCAGCGCCGGGTAGAGCTTCGCCGCGGTCGCCAGACCGATGAACACACCGGCCCAGACCGGCTTGGAGCCCGACCAGTAGGCCATCGCGACGGCGGCCAGCGCGACCGCCAGCAGGTCCCAGTTGATGGTGGCGTTCAACGCCAGCGCCGGGGCCAGCGCGAACAGCAGCGCGTCCCACGGACGGCGGCGCTGGGCGCGGGAGGTGGCGACCACCGCGACCACCGCGCAGATCATCAGCATCCCGGCGTTGACCATCCAGAACCACTGCTCGCGGCTCATCAGGTCGCCGCTCTTGGTGGTCAGCCACGCCGCGACCTGCATGAACAGGCCGGTCAGCACCGGGTACTCCAGGTACTGCATGTCCGGCGAACCCTGCGGGATCGGGTCCAGGTACGGGTGCAGCCCGGTGGCGAAGCCGCGGCCCGAGAACAGGTGCGGGATGTCGCTGTAACAGGCCTTCGTGTACTGGGTGGTGGCGCCGTGGAACCAGCCGTCGTTGTAGCACGGCGCCTTC is part of the Kitasatospora setae KM-6054 genome and harbors:
- a CDS encoding glycosyltransferase family 87 protein, which codes for MCAMTSSLRDETAPPGPAPAGGPLPNTVVVPADEDPVAEAGSELFGGPPGRRALLGVSWWTPAKFLALAVIAVYLLGLIQKAPCYNDGWFHGATTQYTKACYSDIPHLFSGRGFATGLHPYLDPIPQGSPDMQYLEYPVLTGLFMQVAAWLTTKSGDLMSREQWFWMVNAGMLMICAVVAVVATSRAQRRRPWDALLFALAPALALNATINWDLLAVALAAVAMAYWSGSKPVWAGVFIGLATAAKLYPALLLGPLLVLCLRSGKWKELGQVFGGAVGAWLVVNLPIMMANWKGWLTFYSFSQTRKEDYGSFWLILMQAVRNKNLETLNTWIAGLLVLSCLAIGWLALSAPRRPRFAQLAFLVVAAFVLTNKVYSPQYVLWLIPLAALARPRWRDFLIWQACEVLYFLGVWSYLAYNGDGKHHGIDQEWYHFAIALHLVGTLYLCYMVVRDVLRPEYDPVRWDGSDDPSGGVLDGAPDRFVLGSARGLREAETYAAYAPTADWLDKEPTADADPGPEPAK
- a CDS encoding alanine racemase; the encoded protein is MTLTMYVDTGRWRAHQRGLLAEFAGLVPVAKGNGYGFGNGRLAAEATRLGVPMLAVGTAAEAEAVAGGFAGDLLVLTPYRAGEPEADLPADRVVRTVAHAEALAALPAGSRVVVECMTSMRRHGVALGELPRLPVRHLTVEGFALHLPLDRPDGSDPVDEVAALVRAIGEAGLPTGTVYLSHLSAKDGRRLAERFPDTEFRSRIGTRLWLGEVEALTSRASVLDVTPVVRGERYGYRQHKAPSDGHLLVATGGTAHGVGLEAPKYVHGVLPRAKGLARAGLATVNRTLSPYSWQGKQLWFAEPPHMQVSILFLPGELKPPAIGDELSLTVRHTTTHFDRVVER